In Lates calcarifer isolate ASB-BC8 linkage group LG23, TLL_Latcal_v3, whole genome shotgun sequence, a single genomic region encodes these proteins:
- the psmc5 gene encoding 26S proteasome regulatory subunit 8 yields MEVDGIDHMEMGESKGGSGLRQYYLSKIEELQLTVNEKSQNLRRLQAQRNELNAKVRLLREELQLLQEQGSYVGEVVRVMDKKKVLVKVHPEGKFVVDVDKNIDINDVTPNCRVALRNDSYTLHKILPNKVDPLVSLMMVEKVPDSTYEMIGGLDKQIKEIKEVIELPVKHPELFEALGIAQPKGVLLYGPPGTGKTLLARAVAHHTDCTFIRVSGSELVQKFIGEGARMVRELFVMAREHAPSIIFMDEIDSIGSSRLEGGSGGDSEVQRTMLELLNQLDGFEATKNIKVIMATNRIDILDSALLRPGRIDRKIEFPPPNEEARLDILKIHSRKMNLTRGINLRKIAELMPGASGAEVKGVCTEAGMYALRERRVHVTQEDFEMAVAKVMQKDSEKNMSIKKLWK; encoded by the exons ATGGAGGTCGACGGGATTGATCAT ATGGAAATGGGTGAGAGTAAAGGTGGCTCAGGTCTCCGGCAGTATTATTTGTCTAAGATAGAAGAGTTACAg TtgacagtgaatgaaaagaGCCAGAATCTCAGACGTCTGCAGGCACAGAGGAATGAGCTCAATGCCAAAG TGCGTCTTCTTCGTGAGGAGCTGCAGTTATTGCAGGAGCAGGGATCCTATGTAGGTGAAGTGGTCAGGGTCATGGACAAAAAGAAAGTGCTGGTTAAG GTACATCCAGAAGGAAAATTTGTTGTAGACGTGGACAAGAACATTGATATCAATGAT GTGACTCCAAACTGCCGTGTGGCTCTGCGTAACGACAGCTACACCCTGCACAAGATCCTGCCCAACAAGGTGGACCCTCTGGTGTCCCTCATGATGGTTGAGAAGGTACCAGACTCCACCTATGAAATGATTGGTGGCCTGGATAAGCAGATCAAGGAGATCAAGGAAGTTATTGAGCTGCCTGTCAAGCACCCAGAGCTCTTTGAGGCTTTGGGCATTGCACAGCCCAAG GGTGTGCTGTTGTATGGTCCCCCAGGCACAGGCAAGACCCTGCTGGCCAGAGCCGTGGCCCACCACACTGACTGTACCTTCATCAGGGTCTCTGGCTCTGAGCTGGTCCAGAAATTCATCGGAGAGG GTGCCCGTATGGTGCGCGAGCTCTTCGTCATGGCCAGAGAGCACGCTCCTTCCATCATCTTCATGGATGAGATCGACTCCATCGGCTCGTCTCGTCTGGAGGGCGGCTCAGGTGGCGACAGTGAGGTGCAGAGGACAATGTTAGAGCTGCTCAATCAGCTGGACGGCTTCGAGGCAACTAAGAACATCAAG GTCATTATGGCCACCAACCGTATTGACATCCTGGACTCCGCTCTGCTCAGACCAGGGAGGATTGACAGGAAGATTGAGTTCCCTCCTCCAAATGAAGAG GCCCGTCTGGACATCCTGAAGATCCACTCCAGGAAGATGAACCTGACACGTGGCATTAACCTGAGGAAGATCGCAGAGCTGATGCCTGGAGCCTCTGGTGCTGAGGTTAAG gGTGTTTGCACAGAGGCGGGTATGTACgctctgagagagaggagagttcaCGTCACCCAGGAGGACTTTGAGATGGCTGTGGCTAAG GTGATGCAGAAAGACAGTGAGAAGAACATGTCGATCAAGAAGCTGTGGAAGTAA